AATTATATCAACCTGTTTTAGAAATCATTACGACTCAAAAACTTCTGGCAGAACAAGGAGAATTGTCCGTTGAACATAATCCAAAATTTTGGTTAGCAAAGGACCTAGAAGGATTAGAAATTTGCCGTCAAAAACATTACGGAAATACAAGTTTAACCTTTTATAAATAAAAACTCCATAACCAAGCCATTAAGATCCCAAATACGGCCCCAATTAATGTATTAATAATATTGACAATTTCATTGGTCATCCATTGCCATTTTTCTTGTAAGGTAGCACCAATAACACTCTCTAAATTAGTGGCAATAAAGGCAGCAATTATACACCAAATAACTCCCATGAAGTTGATTAAACCAAGACCCCAACCTAACCCAGCAATAACCCCAGATGCCATCATTCCAGCTAAAGTTCCTTCTAAGCTTATGGCCCCTTCTGTTCCTGGGGAAACTGGTTTTAAGGTGGTAATTAAAAAGGTGCGTTTTCCGTAAGCTTTTCCCACTTCTGAGGCCGTTGTATCGGAGAGTTTGGTGCTAAAACTGGCTACATAACCGATGATTAATAATGATGGCCAAGGGGACTCGACAAATAGGGTTGCTACGGCG
Above is a genomic segment from Crocosphaera sp. UHCC 0190 containing:
- a CDS encoding TIGR00297 family protein, translating into MVEFSLSNPWIIGIISNSSLLAFALISPKKLLTLWGYIHAWILGVIVWGTLGWKGYTIVMFYFLVGSAVTRIGMAQKEAAGIAEKRSGMRGPENVWGSALIATICAVATLFVESPWPSLLIIGYVASFSTKLSDTTASEVGKAYGKRTFLITTLKPVSPGTEGAISLEGTLAGMMASGVIAGLGWGLGLINFMGVIWCIIAAFIATNLESVIGATLQEKWQWMTNEIVNIINTLIGAVFGILMAWLWSFYL